DNA from Prosthecobacter vanneervenii:
GCCGCTCGCTGAGTGGGTGCAGACTCTGAACCAGCGCCTCTGCGGCGTCATGAAAGCCGGACGCTTCATCGCCATCAATGCCATGCTCGTCTGTCCTAAAAAGCGCCGCGTCTGGCTCTGCTGCGCCGGCCTTCCAGGAGCCCGGGTGTTTGACGGCACAGAGTGGAAGGAGGTCGCTGCCCCCGGAAACGCTCCCCTCGGCATCGCACGCTCAGCACGCTATGAGGCCATGTCTCTTCCTTTCAGCACCGGCCGTCAGTGGATGCTCTACACAGACGGCATCCTCGAAGTGCAAAACAGCGCTGGCGAATACTTCGAGGACAAAGCCTTCGCCAATGTCATGCAGCACTCCGGTGGCGATGACGGATTCCTCCGCCATCTCGTCTCCGAGTGGCAGTCGTTTGCACGCGGCGCCGCATACCAGGATGATGCCACGGTCCTCACGCTCACAGACCGCTCAGAGCCTCCGCCCGCTGAAATCGCCCTCACCTGCCACCCGGACACCCTGCGCCTCGTGCGCGAATTCATCGAATCATGGACTTCCTATCATGGCCTGCCGGACGAATTCACCGGTCTCCTTGTCCTGGGCTGCGATGAAGTGATGAGCAACATCTGCAAATACGCCTACTGCTCCACCAGCACTGAGCGCGCCGCCACCTGCCTCATAGGCTCACATCACGGTGCCGTGCGCATCCTCATCGAGCACTATGGCGCAGGCATCACCAATGACGATTTTCAGAAGCTGGTTTCCCCACCTTCCATTGAGTGCCGCATCGGTGGCCTGGGGCTCCATGTGATCAGCGAAATTTTCGACTCCATCGACTTCCGGCGGGAGGAGGGCAGATCCGTGATTGAGCTCATCAAAGCACCATAGTCACATCTCCCTGAAGGAGCATTCAAATTGACGCTTTTGCTTAATTTGAATAAAACGAGCGCCTAATTCCAGAAATCGAATATATGGAGGGCTCGTCAAAAATTAAAGTCTTCGCCGCAATCGGTGTTATCGCAGGCCCCTTCCTCGCTTATAATGGCTATCAGGAGCAGGAGCGTCTCGCCAGATTGGAAAAAGAGGGTGTCACAGTGGGCGGCTTTATCGAAGGTGGCGAATGGCGCAAAAGCAGACGCTCCAGCAGCTACAAGCTCGACGTCTCATTCACCCCCAAAAACGGCACACCGACCAGACAGACTTTCGACGTCAAATCCCAGTTCTTCTCCGCCCACGCCAGCGACACCGCCGTCACAGATCCGGTGGTTAAAGTGCGCTACCTCCCTTCCAGCGTCCAGGAGAGTGCCGTGATCGAAGGCGGCTCTACGGACACCACTTTCAACTACAGCTTTGGCATCGGTGCTTTCGTGGTCGGTCTTCTCACCCTGGGCATCATGTCTTTCTTCAAAGGGTGAGCTGGACCTGTTCTCGAAAAGAATGTCCGATTGAAACGGCGAGCGGAGCGCCCCCAGTGGCAAGGCAGGAGCGCCGCCTGCCATTTGAAAATTAGCAGGCAAGCGACCAACGCAGCCAATGGAGCCGCTCCGCGCCCGGCAAGGTGACAGGCTTTTCGAGAACAGGTCTGGGCTCTGCCATCCCGTGCCTTGACCATTTGCCAGAACTCCGCCATGCAATAGGCCACTGCTCATGGCCAAAATCCGCATCAAATCCGCCGGCAAAATCATCGCATGGATCATGCGCGCCATCGGCATGACTCTCCGGTGGGAAGTGCGCGATGACGCTGGCGTCTTTGATTCCTCCCGCAAAGGCTGGATCTGGTCCTTCTGGCACAACCGCATGTTCCTCATCCCCTGGCTGCATCACGAATGGTTCGCCAATGTCCCCGGAACCATTCTCACCAGCCCCAGTGGCGACGGCCAGATCATCGCCGATGTCTGCCAGAGCTTCGGCATCGAGGCCGAGCGCGGTTCCAGCTCCAAGCCCGAGAAAGGCATGAGCGCCCTCATCGCCCTGGCCGCCAAAGCCCGCGAAGGCTACGAGATCGGCATCACCCCGGATGGCCCGCGTGGCCCGCTGCACCGCGTGCAGCCCGGCATCGTCAAGCTGGCCCAGCTCACCGGCGTCCCCATCGTCCCCGTCCACCTGCACTACAGCCGCGCCATTCAGTTCAGGACTTGGGACGAGTTCCTCCTTCCCCTGCCGTTTTGCAAAGTCACCCTCGTCTTCGACAAACCGCACCACATCCCGCGCCGCATGACCGAGGAGGGGTTTGAGCAGAAGCGCCTGGCTTTGGAAGAAGTGATGCGTTTTGGAACCACCCTTGAAAATCTTCAGGCTGCCCGCTAGCCTCGCGGCATGGAAACGCTCTCAGTCCGTTGCAACCACTGCGGCGCACCGCTGCAAGTCTCCGGCACCACCCGCTTCGTCACCTGCCAGTTCTGCCAGAGCAGCCTCGAGGTGAAGCGCACCGAAAACTCCATCTTCACCGAGGAGATTGCCAAAATCGCCGAAAACACCGGCAAGATGGCTGAAAACCTGGAAGTCATTACGATCCAAAATGAGATCGAACGTCTCGACCGGGAAATGGGTGTGGCGCAGTTCTCCGCTGTGAAAAGAAGCGCCCCAGGTCCGGCTGCACGAGCCGCAGGCGTCTTGTCCGGCGTCTTTTTCACTGCCGTTTGCATTTTGATGTCCACCGGCTTCTCCAAAGCAAACGCTGGCCTTTTCATCATCGTCCCGCTTGGCATGGCATTTTTTGGAGTAGTCATCACCCTGTCCAACTTGCGCGCTGGCATTAATGAAGAAACCTCACGTGCCACTTATAGGACCCGTCGTGAGGCTCTCACACGACAGTTGGAGGTCTTGCAGCAAAAATAATGCTTCTCGCCTTCTACAAGCCCTTCGACGTCCTCTCCCAGTTCACTCAGGAGCATCCCTCTCACCGCACGCTCGCCGAGTTCGGTTTCCCGCCGGATGTTTACGCCATAGGCCGCCTCGATCGCGATTCCGAAGGCCTCCTCCTCCTCAGCGATGAGGCCCATTGGAACGACCGCCTTCTCAATCCCCGCCATGCCCACCCCCGCACCTATCACGCCCAGGTGGACGGCCAGACCACCGAAGAGGCGCTGAAAAAACTCCGCTCCGGGGTGGATCTCAAAGAATTCCGCTCCCTCCCCTGCAAAGCCAGACACCTCGATCCCGAGCCCCCTCATCCACTGCGGGATCCACCCATCCGCTTTCGCAAAAACATCCCCACCTCCTGGATCGAGCTCACCCTTACCGAGGGCAAAAACCGCCAGGTCCGCCGCATGACCGCCGCCGTCGGCTTCCCCACTCTCCGCCTCATCCGTGTCTCCATCGGCTCCCTCAAACTGTCCGATTTGGGCCTGAGCGCAGGCCATTGGCGCGAATTGACCTCCGAAGAACAGCATCGAGTCCTCCCCACCTCAAAGCACGCTTAAACGCGCTGCAGCCCTTCGGAAATCGAAAATCAAAAATCGATTGCTCGACAATCGTCAATCCTCCGGGCCTAGACGCGACGTGGACAGGCACGATTGACGATTGAATGGACCATCGATTTTTGATTTTTGAAGTTTCCCGCCTCCCCCTGTCCTCCGGAAACAACCGCCACAACTGCCAACTCCCCTCCGCCGCCCCAAATCCCTCCTTGCACACCCGCCCTGCCATGCCATTTTCCGCGCCCTTTCCCCAACCCTAGCATGGCCCTCATCGTCCAGAAATACGGCGGCACCTCCGTCGGCACCCCCGAGCGAATCCGCAATTGCGCACGCCGCATTCTGGAAACCCAGCGTGCAGGCAATCAGGTCGTCGCAGTCGTCTCCGCCATGTCCGGCGTCACGGACAATCTGATCAAGCTCGCCAAGGAAGTCTCCCCCGAGCGCGATCCCATCGAGCGCGAGATGGACGTCCTCCTCGCCACCGGAGAGCAGACCACCATCGCCCTCACCGCCATGGCCATCAATGCCCTCGGTGGCAAGGCCGTCTCCCTCACCGGCGCTCAGGCAGGCATTTCAACCGACCGCGTGCACACCAAGGCCCGCATCGTCAACATCACCCCTGACGCGGTGAAGCAGATGCTCGACGAGGGCAACATCGTCATGCTCGCCGGTTTCCAGGGCGAAACCGCCAGCGGCGAAATCACCACCTTGGGCCGTGGTGGCAGCGACCTCACCGCCATCGCCATGGCTGCTGCCATCAAGGCCGACCTCTGCCAGATCTACACCGATGTGGACGGCGTTTACACCTGCGACCCCCGCGTGGTGAAGACTGCTCAGAAGATCCAGGAGATCAGCTACGAAGAGATGCTCGAAATGGCCTCCTCCGGCTCCAAGGTGATGCAGAGCCGCAGCGTCGAGTTTGCCAACAAATTTGGTGTGCGCTTCGAAGTGCGCAACAGCATGAACAACAACCCCGGTACCATCGTGAAAGAAGAAACCCCCGGCATGGAGTCTGTCGTCGTCCGCGGCGTCAGCCTTGAGCGCAATCAGGCCAAAGTCACCATCGACGACGTCGCCGACCGTCCTGGCATCAGCGCCGCCATCTTTGGCGCCATCGCCACGGCCAACGTCACGATCGACATGATCGTTCAGAACGTCAGCTTCGATGGCATCACCGACATCTCCTTCACCCTCAGCGGGGCCGACCTCGCCAAGGCCGAGACTGTTCTCAATGCCGTCCTGCCCACCCTCGGAGACAAGGCCAAGCTCCGCACCCAGAGCAGCATCGCTAAAGTCAGCGTCGTCGGCATCGGCATGCGCAGCCACAGCGGCGTCGCCGCCAAGATGTTCAAGGCCCTCGCAGACGCCAAGATCAACATCCAGATGATCTCCACCAGCGAGATCAAGACCGCCGTCATCGTGGATGAAGCCGAAGTCGAAAACGCCGCCCGCGTCGTCCACACCGCCTTCGGCCTCGACGCCTGAAAATCATAAGTGATGCAGGCACTCCTGCCTGCAATTCGAGCGTCCCTGCGGATCCTTTTGACCAGTCTGCGTGGCCATGAGCGAGGACCTCAATCCTTACCAGCCACCGCAGGCCCCTGCCCCAACCGCGCCGCCTCGCAATCGTCTGACAGGCTGCATGCGCGGTTCCCTCGGTTGCGGTTGCTTCATTCCTTTCGTGCTGTTTTTGATCGCTGGGTTGTCTGGTGATCTCGGAGGCCCGCTTTTCTGGCCCCTCCTGGTCCTCGTGGGCACCGTTGTAGGAGCAGCTATCGGCACACTCTTCGCTCCTCGTGGAAAGAAACCATTGTAAGCCATTCCGGTCCTTTTTGTCTTTCTAAGTGGCACGCCGCGCGCTTCCTGCCACTTCCCAAAAAAACAAAACCCCAGTCCGCGCTCTCGCACGAAACTGGGGTCATGAAAAAACACCGACGCGTCAGACTACGCGCTGCGCTTCAGGTAGTACTGCTGATACACGTTTTCGTTCAGCTTCAGCTTGGAGCGGAGGCTGTCCAGAGCGGCAGGAGCGCCGGTGAACTGGATGTTGATGAAGTGGCCGGCCTCAACGTGGCGGGGGTTGAAGGGGAACTTGCGTTTGCCCATGTTGTCGATCTGCTCGAGCTTCAGACCGGACTTTTCCATGTCCTTGCTGATGGTGCTGACGAGGGAGTCAACGGTTTCTTCTTTGCCTTTGGTGTCGAGCACGATGAGTGCCTCGTATTTGCGGTTCATAGGTGGTGTGGTTTCGGGGTTTAAGATTCGGTTTGTCGGTTGAAGACATTCATGGCGGCTTCCAGCCCGCGATCAACTGCAGAAAGCACGGCGTCTGCGGCGCGCTGGATCACGGCTTGCAGTTCAGTCTGCTCTCCAGCATGAAATTTTCCCAGCACGTGTCCCACCATGCGTTCTCCGGCAGGACGACCGCCTTCGGGGGAGATGCCAACCTTCAGGCGCGGAAACTCCTGTGTGCCCAGGGAGCCGATAAGGGAGCGGATGCCATTGTGACCAGCGGCCGAGCCATTCGTGCGAAAGCGCATCCGGCCCAGCGGCAGGTCCACATCGTCGTAAACGACCAGCGTCTGCTCCGGACGGGCTTTGTAAAAATGCCCGACGGCTTGCACGGAACGGCCGCTGTCGTTCATAAACGTCAGCGGCTTGAGCAGATAGCCTCCGGAAAATTTCGCCACCATGCCTGACCAGCGCTTTTCCTCGCGGAAAGCAGCTCCCAGGCGTCGTGCGATTTCGTCCAGCACCATAAATCCGATGTTGTGGCGGGTGTCTCGGTAGTTTTCTCCGGGATTGCCGAGGCCGACAATGAGTCGCGGTACGTTTATGCCGCTGCTCGTTGAGTCCGCGCCGGAAGCCACATCGTGGAAAGGGTGCGGAGATTACTTCTTGGCGGCGGGCTTTGCAGCAGCGGCGGCGGCAGGAGCAGCAGCAGCCTTGCCAGCGGCGGCAGGAGCAGCAGCGGCGGCGGCAGGCTCGGGTTCGGCCTCCACCTTGGGCTCTTCGCACATCACGATGACCACATCACCAGCCAGGCGGGCAGTGACACCGGCAGGGAAGCTGATTTCACTGACGTGAATACCCTTGCCGACTTCGAGGTTGGTGACGTCGATCTGAATGCTCTCAGGGAGATCCTTCGGCAGGCAGCGGACTTCGATTTCGTGGTGAATGGCTTCCACCAGACCGCCCTGCTTCTGGCCCTTGGCCTCGCCGACGAGCGTCACAGGGACGTTGGCGTGAATTTCTTCGTCGGCCGCAACGGCGTGGAAGTCAATGTGGAGGATGCCACCGCGCAGATAGTCGTGCTGCACTTCCTGAACGAGAGCCAGCTGGTCTTCAGCTCCGGAAATCTTGAGGGAGACGAGGATGTTGTCAGAGGCGCTGCCTTCGAGAAGCTTGGCAAAGGTCTTGCCGTGCACCTGGATGTTGGAAGCCTTCACCTTGCGACCATAGAGGGCAGCCGGGATGTTGCCTGCTTTGCGCATGCGTTTGACGGCGCCGGTACCGGACTGGGTGCGGACTTCTGCCTGGAGATCGAGAATTTTAGCCATGGTCGTGATTCCTCAAGGGGAGGAGGTTAAGTTTTGGAAAAAGGGCGCGGAGAATACACGCCTATCCTCGCGTGTCAAACAGGGATGTGACAGACTCATTCCCGTGAATGCGGGCAATGGCCTGCGCCAGGAGGGGGGAAATGTCCAAAGCGGTCACTTTTTCCCCGGTGGCCTGGGGGGTGGAATTCGTGGCCAGAAGCTCCACGATGGGGGATTTCAGGATGCGGTTGCGCCCCTTTTCCCCCAGCACGGCATGGGACACACCAGCATAAATTTTCTTCGCTCCGTGCTTCAACAGCAGGTCGGAGGCCGCCGTCAGCGTGCCAGCTGTCTCGGTCAGGTCATCCACCAGCAGCACATTTTTGCCCGCCACGTCACCGATGACGCTGTGCGCCTCCACTTCCTCGGCGCTCACACGGTTCTTGGCCACGATCGCCATCGGAGCACCCAGGGCCTTGGCAAAAGCGTGCGTCATTTTGATGCCT
Protein-coding regions in this window:
- a CDS encoding 30S ribosomal protein S6, translated to MNRKYEALIVLDTKGKEETVDSLVSTISKDMEKSGLKLEQIDNMGKRKFPFNPRHVEAGHFINIQFTGAPAALDSLRSKLKLNENVYQQYYLKRSA
- a CDS encoding DUF3592 domain-containing protein, whose product is MEGSSKIKVFAAIGVIAGPFLAYNGYQEQERLARLEKEGVTVGGFIEGGEWRKSRRSSSYKLDVSFTPKNGTPTRQTFDVKSQFFSAHASDTAVTDPVVKVRYLPSSVQESAVIEGGSTDTTFNYSFGIGAFVVGLLTLGIMSFFKG
- a CDS encoding SpoIIE family protein phosphatase, which codes for MSNPQPITSRQSVLLDVARRLSSTHNPVELVDYILQRSREVMDCEVCSILLPDGPSEDLLIRSTLDPINAMEVRVPKGKGIAGDVYATKKVVNIEDALSDPRHFRPDSDKSILVARAMVTVPLLDGDRCLGVMQAINPNHSKAFTAQDVELFETFGSLIAVTLIRLESQKKAITEAETRQQLSLAKEIQNSFLSAPQVELGSVVVETFYEPASEVGGDFYFWHQIDDGKILLGVGDVCGKGLPAALDMARGTTLIASTAHLCVSMPLAEWVQTLNQRLCGVMKAGRFIAINAMLVCPKKRRVWLCCAGLPGARVFDGTEWKEVAAPGNAPLGIARSARYEAMSLPFSTGRQWMLYTDGILEVQNSAGEYFEDKAFANVMQHSGGDDGFLRHLVSEWQSFARGAAYQDDATVLTLTDRSEPPPAEIALTCHPDTLRLVREFIESWTSYHGLPDEFTGLLVLGCDEVMSNICKYAYCSTSTERAATCLIGSHHGAVRILIEHYGAGITNDDFQKLVSPPSIECRIGGLGLHVISEIFDSIDFRREEGRSVIELIKAP
- a CDS encoding aspartate kinase encodes the protein MALIVQKYGGTSVGTPERIRNCARRILETQRAGNQVVAVVSAMSGVTDNLIKLAKEVSPERDPIEREMDVLLATGEQTTIALTAMAINALGGKAVSLTGAQAGISTDRVHTKARIVNITPDAVKQMLDEGNIVMLAGFQGETASGEITTLGRGGSDLTAIAMAAAIKADLCQIYTDVDGVYTCDPRVVKTAQKIQEISYEEMLEMASSGSKVMQSRSVEFANKFGVRFEVRNSMNNNPGTIVKEETPGMESVVVRGVSLERNQAKVTIDDVADRPGISAAIFGAIATANVTIDMIVQNVSFDGITDISFTLSGADLAKAETVLNAVLPTLGDKAKLRTQSSIAKVSVVGIGMRSHSGVAAKMFKALADAKINIQMISTSEIKTAVIVDEAEVENAARVVHTAFGLDA
- a CDS encoding lysophospholipid acyltransferase family protein, with the translated sequence MAKIRIKSAGKIIAWIMRAIGMTLRWEVRDDAGVFDSSRKGWIWSFWHNRMFLIPWLHHEWFANVPGTILTSPSGDGQIIADVCQSFGIEAERGSSSKPEKGMSALIALAAKAREGYEIGITPDGPRGPLHRVQPGIVKLAQLTGVPIVPVHLHYSRAIQFRTWDEFLLPLPFCKVTLVFDKPHHIPRRMTEEGFEQKRLALEEVMRFGTTLENLQAAR
- a CDS encoding 50S ribosomal protein L25 — its product is MAKILDLQAEVRTQSGTGAVKRMRKAGNIPAALYGRKVKASNIQVHGKTFAKLLEGSASDNILVSLKISGAEDQLALVQEVQHDYLRGGILHIDFHAVAADEEIHANVPVTLVGEAKGQKQGGLVEAIHHEIEVRCLPKDLPESIQIDVTNLEVGKGIHVSEISFPAGVTARLAGDVVIVMCEEPKVEAEPEPAAAAAAPAAAGKAAAAPAAAAAAKPAAKK
- a CDS encoding pseudouridine synthase, coding for MLLAFYKPFDVLSQFTQEHPSHRTLAEFGFPPDVYAIGRLDRDSEGLLLLSDEAHWNDRLLNPRHAHPRTYHAQVDGQTTEEALKKLRSGVDLKEFRSLPCKARHLDPEPPHPLRDPPIRFRKNIPTSWIELTLTEGKNRQVRRMTAAVGFPTLRLIRVSIGSLKLSDLGLSAGHWRELTSEEQHRVLPTSKHA
- the pth gene encoding aminoacyl-tRNA hydrolase, producing the protein MASGADSTSSGINVPRLIVGLGNPGENYRDTRHNIGFMVLDEIARRLGAAFREEKRWSGMVAKFSGGYLLKPLTFMNDSGRSVQAVGHFYKARPEQTLVVYDDVDLPLGRMRFRTNGSAAGHNGIRSLIGSLGTQEFPRLKVGISPEGGRPAGERMVGHVLGKFHAGEQTELQAVIQRAADAVLSAVDRGLEAAMNVFNRQTES